A single genomic interval of Aedes aegypti strain LVP_AGWG chromosome 1, AaegL5.0 Primary Assembly, whole genome shotgun sequence harbors:
- the LOC110674241 gene encoding peroxisome biogenesis factor 10 — MSLYHANAGQAEIIRTIQKDQTYIDEIRSQLSDILLLVSQRNWFKYNHLCKLIAEVLYHQYAIVHNLQTLGEEYTGIIQVDANYVMLPNKALQIFAILLEYGGEHVVDRILTRMQTEIDRSEEMLPEAKERFVRLLDGLKFIVPYVRGFHTSAFYICGGRYHISKRLTGINYILIRNWLKENHSIYGFRILGVVTLLQLLLSLIVKWIEKSKKARVGNNGTMTETSTAQRTSSQPMAPGSSTVSNSNNCALCMELAVDLSATQCGHLFCWVCILNWLDERQICPICRESIKKSRVIRLQNFS; from the exons ATGTCCCTGTACCACGCGAACGCCGGCCAGGCGGAAATCATCCGCACAATCCAGAAGGACCAGACGTACATTGATGAAATTCGGTCACAGCTGAGCGATATCCTGCTGCTCGTGAGTCAGCGAAATTGGTTCAAATACAACCACCTGTGCAAACTAATAGCCGAAGTCCTGTACCATCAGTACGCGATCGTGCACAACCTGCAGACCCTGGGTGAAGAGTACACGGGGATTATCCAGGTCGACGCGAACTACGTCATGCTACCGAACAAAGCG TTGCAAATATTCGCCATCCTGTTGGAGTACGGTGGGGAGCACGTGGTCGATCGGATTCTCACTCGGATGCAGACCGAGATCGATCGCAGCGAAGAGATGCTTCCGGAGGCGAAGGAGCGTTTTGTTCGGTTGCTGGACGGGTTAAAGTTCATCGTTCCTTACGTGAGGGGTTTCCACACGAGCGCGTTCTACATCTGCGGGGGAAGGTATCACATCTCCAAGCGGTTGACGGGAATTAACTAT ATACTCATACGAAACTGGCTCAAGGAGAACCACTCAATCTACGGCTTTCGAATACTCGGAGTGGTCACCTTGCTGCAGCTTTTGCTATCCTTGATCGTGAAGTGGATTGAGAAGAGTAAGAAGGCGCGAGTTGGAAATAACGGCACAATGACTGAAACATCAACGGCGCAACGGACATCATCTCAACCGATGGCACCTGGTTCGTCTACTGTTAGCAATAGCAATAATTGCGCCCTGTGCATGGAACTCGCCGTGGATTTAAGCGCAACTCAATGTGGACATCTGTTCTGTTGGGTTTGCATCCTGAACTGGCTGGACGAACGCCAGATTTGTCCGATTTGCAGGGAGTCAATCAAAAAGTCTAGAGTGATAAGATTGCAAAACTTCAGCTAG